DNA from Methanotorris formicicus Mc-S-70:
AGATAATTATAAAACTGTTTTGTTAAGAACTTTCTCAAACTGCTCTATAATTGGAGATAAGGGGTTTATATAGATGAAGGTTTTCAAAATATGTTAGGATGGGGAAACGTTTATTTCGAATCTATAAAAAGAATAACATGATTAAATCGTTTATAGAAAAGATAAAGTATAAAATACTAAATAAATTGAGAAAACTATCGAAACAAACTTTTCAAAGTTGGTTGAAATGTTCCCAAAGCGTATAAGAGCCATAAGTAAAAGAGGATTTAGCGTTAAATTATTGCTCTTTACAATCGCCTATAATATTAAGACGTTGTATGATGTTAATTTAGGTAAGTTTGTTAATAATGGTTATTACTTCAATTGCTAAAACTTAATAGTATCTAACTATTTCCACATTGTAATTATATATCTAAATGTGTGATGGGAATTAGGGTTAATTATAAAAAATTATTCTATTGAGACAAATATTTATTTATTTTTTTTTGAAGATTTGGATATTTAAATTAATAAAAAAATAAAAAATAACAATGATATAAAAATAATTATTCATTTGTAATATATCCCTTAACAGCACTCTTTGCTGCAATGGTCGGGGAAGATAAATAGATTTCAGCATTTTTATTGCCCATCCTACCTTTAAAGTTTCTATTTGTTGTTGATAAACAAACCTCTCCATCTGCTAAAACACCTTGATGAGCCCCTAAGCAAGGTCCACAACCAGGAGTGCAAATCATAGCCCCTGCCTCAATAAATATCTCAATTAATCCTTCTTTTAAAGCATCTAAGAATACCTTTTTTGATGCGGGGATGATGATTAATTTTACATCCTTATGGACTTTTTTGCCTTTTAAAACTCTTGCTACTTCCCTCAAATCACTCAACCTTCCATTGGTGCATGAACCAATAAATACTTGGTCAATTGGTGTTCCCACAACCTCCGAAACATCCTTAACGTTATCTGGATGATGAGGGCAGGCAATTTGTTCCTCCATATCGGTGATATCAATCTCTATAAATTTGTGATAATTTTCCTCGTTTTCATTTACTCTTATTGCATTTTTCTTTAAGTTTAATATTTCCTCCCCACTAACTCCTACTTTTCTCAAATACTCATAAGTTTTCTCATCAGCCTCAATCAACCCAACCTTTCCTCCCATCTCAATTGCCATATTACTTAAAACCATCCTTCCTTCCATATCCATTCTTCTTACCACTTCTCCACCATACTCCAATGCCATATATGTTGCTCCTCTTCTACCAACTTCTTTGCAAATTCTTAAAATAACATCTTTTGGGGTAATTCTCTCATTTTCCCCAACAACATTAACCCTTATGGTCTTTGGCACTTTTATCCATGTTTTTCCTGTTGCATAAATAAAGCCCATGTCTGTTGCTCCAAAACCAGTTGCAAATGCTCCAAATGCTCCATGTGTGCACGTGTGGCTATCTCCACCAGCAATAATCATGTTTGGTTTTACGTGCCCTTTCTCAACTAAAACTTGGTGGCAGATTCCTTCTCCTTCTGGATAGAAGTATTTTATACCTTGTTCTTTTACAAATTCTCTCGCTATTTTTTGCATGTTTGCTGCTTTTGCAGTATTTGCTGGCACGTTGTGGTCAAAAATGATAACTATCTTCTCATTATCCCAAACCTTATCAGTCATTTCCTTAAATGCCTTTGCTGATAATGGTGTTGTTCCATCATGTGTCATGACCAAATCAATATCAACCTCAACGGTTTCTCCTTCACAAACTTCTCTGCCTAATTTTTTTGAGAGTATCTTCTCAGCAAGTGTCATCATCACCCTCCAAAAATAATTTTATTAAATAATATGACAAATACTAATGAAAATAGTAATTAGTATAACAATAAAAATTTTACTTTAAATAAGATATAGATTTTGAGCGGGGATCTATTTCAAATACAATTTCTCCATCTTTAAAAACCCTAACAATACCTCCACTTTCAGAGACAGTTATTGCAATGGCATTTGTATTTTTTGATATAGCGGCCGCTGCT
Protein-coding regions in this window:
- the hacA gene encoding homoaconitase large subunit, which encodes MTLAEKILSKKLGREVCEGETVEVDIDLVMTHDGTTPLSAKAFKEMTDKVWDNEKIVIIFDHNVPANTAKAANMQKIAREFVKEQGIKYFYPEGEGICHQVLVEKGHVKPNMIIAGGDSHTCTHGAFGAFATGFGATDMGFIYATGKTWIKVPKTIRVNVVGENERITPKDVILRICKEVGRRGATYMALEYGGEVVRRMDMEGRMVLSNMAIEMGGKVGLIEADEKTYEYLRKVGVSGEEILNLKKNAIRVNENEENYHKFIEIDITDMEEQIACPHHPDNVKDVSEVVGTPIDQVFIGSCTNGRLSDLREVARVLKGKKVHKDVKLIIIPASKKVFLDALKEGLIEIFIEAGAMICTPGCGPCLGAHQGVLADGEVCLSTTNRNFKGRMGNKNAEIYLSSPTIAAKSAVKGYITNE